A genomic window from Winogradskyella sp. J14-2 includes:
- a CDS encoding tetratricopeptide repeat protein — protein sequence MKKAIYISILVILISCKNEKNKPNPLVIEYQEKGIEFQMQNKTDSAIVYFKKALEIDPTDIPTYESLVKTYWWNKQPELALGILESVPTEMQKTNSILTLKGMTLEKMDKLNHAMDLYKTAFEQSPKIRYENEKNLMEYIGYLTLQTIIGEKQKAIAELDRLKSKKLTESEKQYVNSIEPYIRNYKGGGYNAIFVNE from the coding sequence TTGAAAAAAGCAATCTACATATCGATTTTGGTCATTCTCATTTCTTGTAAGAACGAGAAAAATAAGCCGAATCCATTGGTTATCGAATACCAAGAAAAGGGAATTGAATTTCAAATGCAGAATAAAACGGACAGCGCAATTGTTTACTTTAAGAAAGCTCTTGAAATTGACCCAACTGATATTCCGACTTATGAAAGTCTGGTAAAAACATATTGGTGGAATAAACAGCCCGAATTAGCTTTAGGTATTTTAGAATCTGTACCAACAGAAATGCAAAAAACTAACTCTATTTTGACTTTGAAAGGAATGACGCTGGAAAAAATGGACAAACTAAATCATGCAATGGATTTATATAAAACAGCATTTGAACAAAGTCCAAAAATCCGTTATGAAAACGAAAAAAATTTAATGGAATATATTGGTTATTTGACTTTACAAACTATTATTGGAGAAAAACAAAAAGCAATAGCGGAATTGGACAGACTTAAGTCAAAAAAATTGACCGAATCTGAAAAACAATACGTGAATTCGATTGAACCTTATATTCGGAATTATAAAGGTGGTGGATATAACGCAATATTTGTAAATGAATAA